The window CATCAGATAGTGCTAAAAAAGATGTGAAACTGGAAAGACTAACCTGGAGAGCCGCATCACCGACCCTCCATGTATCCACTTGCCATTTGACAACGCCACCTGCACGGATAATACGCTCCCGCTCCTCGTGACAACTTGCAACATGATCCTAAAACAGTACCATATATTAGTTCAAATGCAAAGCCATCTGATTTCATCAGAAAGTAGGCTAAGTAAATGAACATCTCACCCTACTTAGAGCATACGGGTTACCAGCTCGACACAAGATTGTTCTGCAATCACCAGCATTAGCAACAATAAGTTTGTTTCTGACCATAAGAGCAGCTATTGCAGTACAACCAGGGTGCCAATCTTTCTGAACTGCTCCCTTGCGTTTGCGACAAGAATCAAGTTGTGTCCTGAATGCAACATCTGTCTTTATGAATGCTTCAAAAAGCGCATCAGAGGGACTGCAAAGTTATAAACATCCATGAATTGTGTGCCTCGTCTCTCTGAAAAAAATTCTTGGTCATTCACACACGAATGAAATTGGAGAACAATCAGAAGCAAGTTAAGCTCATAAAACCTGCTAATAGAACCGAGATTCTGCAAAAATCCTGGCAAGGCTCCAGCAGAAAACTCAGCTGCTGCTGAACCTGTAGGCACACTAATTAAACTGCTATATTCCAGTGAGATTTTTCTAATAAGTTTTACGAACGAAAAAAAGGGCTTCGTAAAGGCTGCCATCTCCTTGTTTGCTTAACCGTAAAGTACAATCACTTAGGTGTCAAAATTACCTTCACATCCTTTAACATTTCAAAAAGCACGGTGAAATGGAAACTTTAAGGAATCAGATATCAGAGTAATTTCCAGACTAAAATGATGCCCTCGGCATGCCAATTTAGAGGTGAGATTCGTATAGTCCATCAAAAGGAGTTCATTATTCAATCATGTTGTCAAACCCTTTGGATAATTCACAAGATTCTGCCAAAAAGACACTACTAATTGCAAGACTCCTCGCAGTGAGACCTTGTAATTTACGTTCTTCAGTAACTGAAATTTAGCAAACCAACCATTTAAAGTTGGCTTTATGGTCAGTGGTCTACCCACCTATTGATCCCAAGTTAACTAATCCCCCTTTCTCACTGAAAACCAAAAAGAGAATCTCGTCAATTCATTTAGTAGAGAACACAAGGGTAGAATGATGAACCTCCAATTTAGTTGTTACAACCTACTACATGTTCCTCCACACCAACCCAAACCAACTGGTCCCAAAAAAACATACAAAAAGAGAAGCCACTTTGCTATTGATATAAAGGGATATGGAACAGAAAAAAAGAGGAGGCCTAAAGCTGTAAGCATATCCCTACCTTCTTCCTAATGACTTTCCCTTTTTCATTGAAGCAAACAAATGTTAACACTACTTGTGCTTTTCATGGTAAGGATGATTGTTTAGCAAATGGAGAAGTAAAAGATTTTTAACATAGGATGCAACAGTGACAAGGCATTAATTTGTCTTGTGTCTAACTATTCATTAACACTTTCCACATTTTGTGGCAACAAGTAACTTGCAGCCCTATACCTCAttccacccaaaaaaaaaaaaaaaaggaaatcgTGTTGCTTGTTTTGAATGTTTAAGCACATctcctttttgaatttttccAAAGTAATCTCCATTTTCTCTATAAGAAAAACTTTAAAAGGAAGATGTAGGGTCATTACAGCACTAAATTGTTACCACGATAATACGAATAACTGAAACAATTTATTATTGCTATTATAGTTTTCATTGTTGTTGAATTTCGTACTGTTATTATTATGAACAAACAAAAAAAGCGATTTTCCCGTTCATCAACAACCAAATATTAAACACATGAAGCAACATATGATACCAACGTGTTCCTCAAAAAATTATTAGACGCCCACATTTCCAGCTCTTCAATCTCATTAAGCAAATAAGAACATTCAATTAGGTAGTGTAAAAAGATTACTTATTCCCTTACGATGAAGTTAACCTAAGGGTATAATGGATAGGAATTAAGAAATTTGTTCAATCCATTTCCTTCAAAATTCTACTCCTTTCTCCCACAAGTAGAATACTCAGTGGTGATTTGATTCAACAGTTAAAATCACTAACCCAGAAAAGTACTTATATCCTACCTCGATGACCATCAAAGATTGCAAAGACGTGAATATCCTTTTCATCACACAATTGAGGCATAAGGAAGTGTCTATCTTCCATCGTTTCCCTTCTTCCACATGATGCAAAGGAACCCCAAGATAGAACTGGACTATATACTTGATCATCTGAATAATCCAGCCATGCGCTAGCAGCAAGGGCAGTAGGGACCCTTTTTGAAAACTCTTTACCCTGACCGAACCAGCTAATATTCTCCTGATAGCTTTGGATATTTGCACCATCAGAACCAtttgaagaaataaaagaatCCGCTGATGCCATTTCTGTACGGTTCCTTCCAATTTCATCTTCCAGAATGGAACCAAGCTCCACGACAATATCATCAAAAGAAGGCCTACTTTGCGGATCTTTATCCCAACATCTTTCTATCAAAGAGAGTAAACTAGCTGAAGCACCAGATCGAACATCAGCTAGAACGGGTCGTAAGCCTTCAGATACAACGGCTGCAGTAAGTTGCTGCTCAGTGTAGTTCATTTCAAGCACAGTATGGGCCTATCATATGATATAGAACCAGTAAGCATCTTAGATATGTGACAGATCAAATCAACTGCTCGTAAGTTCTTATTCCAGATGTTTAAAAGAATCATATATCCGGAAATCAGTTTCTTGAATTAAAGCTAACTCCCATCTTGTATGTGGAGGAGAAAACATAGAAGTTCTTCTACCATTTCAAAGGAGAGCAGATTCTTACGAATCTTATTAACCATAAAATTGCTCCTATCTCATAAGTGTTCATGcataaataaaataagagtagCAGGATAAGAATGAATATGTCTTTGATCAGTGTAACAAGACAGCAAGTAGTTTATTATAgccaaaaaaaatcattttaacaTCTTTATacaagagaaaaggaaaaacgataaattatataattaatcCTTAAGATAAATACATTGCTATGTTCCTCAC is drawn from Nicotiana tabacum cultivar K326 chromosome 22, ASM71507v2, whole genome shotgun sequence and contains these coding sequences:
- the LOC107765384 gene encoding protein kinase and PP2C-like domain-containing protein isoform X2 — its product is MFFFEFYESGNLAGKLHVDEWSPSIRQALEVATCLAKALQYLHNLGIVHRDVKPANILLDRQLQPRLADFGLAEYKKNLKLVSTENWKSTGKPTGGFHKRNMVGTLIYMAPEVLRKEIQTEKSDVYSFGISLNELLTGVVPYTDLRAEAQAHTVLEMNYTEQQLTAAVVSEGLRPVLADVRSGASASLLSLIERCWDKDPQSRPSFDDIVVELGSILEDEIGRNRTEMASADSFISSNGSDGANIQSYQENISWFGQGKEFSKRVPTALAASAWLDYSDDQVYSPVLSWGSFASCGRRETMEDRHFLMPQLCDEKDIHVFAIFDGHRGSAAAEFSAGALPGFLQNLGSISSPSDALFEAFIKTDVAFRTQLDSCRKRKGAVQKDWHPGCTAIAALMVRNKLIVANAGDCRTILCRAGNPYALSRDHVASCHEERERIIRAGGVVKWQVDTWRVGDAALQVTRSIGDDDLKPAVTAEPEITLTTLSAEDEYIVMASDGLWDVVSETDVVNIIRDTVKEPGMCSKRLATEAAERGSKDNITVIVVFLRPVSTAERIY